A single Leptospira barantonii DNA region contains:
- a CDS encoding DUF2804 domain-containing protein, with product MNLETEIRQETNLCDKSGNLNLNAVGWAKKPLHRCNLSGHYLRKKKWNYWCIYDENFLVSFTISDVDYAGVIFVYWLNRKTGDFEEGTILTPFGSGVSLGQLVGSNATYIGNNARLQFFREEEGYRLSVNFSPKNKIPVQAEIFVPVPENWETLNVVVPWSKRRFQFTEKLFGVGAEGTVRYGAMEYKFSPDSSFACLDYGRGVWPYSTKWNWASMVAHNANDRIAMNLGAGWTDDTGTTENAILINGRIYKIPSDAVFEIDRENWMKPWRLYTKDSQAIDLQFIPDFHRKAATNTGILASSVHQMIGKFEGVIRLGKNEYKISNGQGWAEDHIARW from the coding sequence ATGAACCTAGAGACTGAAATCAGACAAGAAACGAATCTTTGCGATAAATCCGGAAACCTAAATTTGAACGCGGTCGGCTGGGCGAAAAAGCCGTTACACAGATGTAATCTGAGCGGACATTATTTAAGAAAGAAAAAATGGAACTACTGGTGTATCTATGACGAGAATTTTCTGGTCTCGTTTACGATCTCGGATGTCGATTATGCCGGAGTTATCTTTGTATATTGGCTCAATCGAAAAACCGGTGACTTCGAGGAAGGAACCATTCTTACTCCGTTCGGTTCCGGTGTAAGCCTCGGACAATTGGTGGGAAGCAACGCGACGTACATAGGAAACAACGCTCGTCTTCAATTCTTCAGAGAGGAAGAAGGTTATCGTCTTTCCGTAAATTTTTCACCGAAGAATAAGATCCCCGTTCAAGCGGAGATCTTTGTTCCCGTTCCCGAGAATTGGGAAACGTTAAACGTCGTTGTTCCTTGGTCCAAAAGAAGATTTCAATTTACCGAAAAGTTGTTCGGAGTAGGCGCGGAAGGAACGGTTCGTTACGGCGCGATGGAATATAAGTTCAGTCCCGATTCTTCCTTTGCTTGTTTAGATTATGGAAGAGGGGTTTGGCCTTATTCCACGAAATGGAATTGGGCTTCGATGGTGGCGCATAACGCGAACGATAGAATCGCGATGAACTTGGGCGCGGGTTGGACCGACGATACGGGCACGACCGAAAACGCGATCTTGATCAACGGAAGAATTTATAAAATTCCATCGGATGCGGTTTTCGAAATCGATCGAGAAAACTGGATGAAACCTTGGCGTCTTTATACGAAAGATTCTCAAGCAATCGATCTTCAGTTTATTCCGGACTTTCACAGAAAGGCCGCGACGAATACGGGGATTCTCGCTTCTTCGGTTCACCAGATGATCGGAAAGTTCGAAGGTGTGATTCGCCTGGGTAAAAACGAATATAAAATCTCCAACGGTCAGGGTTGGGCGGAAGATCATATCGCGAGATGGTGA
- a CDS encoding DNA-3-methyladenine glycosylase I codes for MKKEIIRCAWATDDPHYIQYHDKEWGTPVHDDRTLFEFLILEGAQAGLSWITILKKRDGYRKAFDNFDVDKVASYKEKKIQSLLKDEGIVRNELKIRSAVKNAQEFLNIQKEYGSFDNYIWGFTNHKIVYNIWKTKREVPSSTSESDEMSKALKKKGFKFVGSTICYAFMQATGMVMDHTTDCFRFVKKPK; via the coding sequence ATGAAAAAAGAAATCATACGTTGTGCTTGGGCGACGGACGATCCGCATTACATTCAATATCACGACAAAGAATGGGGAACTCCCGTTCACGACGATCGCACTCTATTCGAATTTTTGATTTTGGAAGGAGCACAGGCCGGACTTTCCTGGATCACCATCCTTAAAAAGCGCGACGGCTATCGAAAAGCATTCGATAACTTCGACGTCGACAAGGTCGCTTCCTACAAAGAAAAGAAAATCCAGTCTCTTTTAAAGGACGAAGGAATCGTTCGAAACGAATTGAAGATCCGATCCGCGGTTAAAAACGCACAAGAATTTTTGAATATTCAAAAAGAATACGGTTCATTCGACAATTACATCTGGGGTTTTACGAATCATAAAATCGTCTACAACATTTGGAAAACGAAACGGGAAGTTCCGAGTAGCACTTCCGAATCGGACGAGATGAGCAAGGCCCTCAAAAAGAAAGGTTTTAAATTCGTGGGTTCCACGATTTGTTACGCGTTTATGCAGGCGACCGGAATGGTCATGGATCATACGACGGATTGTTTTCGTTTTGTGAAAAAGCCGAAGTAG
- a CDS encoding DUF952 domain-containing protein has translation MVNSSENFIYNIASKKDYEEALKNGFYITDSLSSEGFIHSSKKNQVEDTANRIFPGRKDLVLLFVNTDRLKSPLKFEASGSSKFSKEDGKNIFPHIYGPLNVDAIEKVLEISPNENGKFRFSFLD, from the coding sequence ATGGTGAATTCTTCCGAAAATTTTATCTACAACATCGCGTCCAAAAAAGACTACGAAGAGGCGCTGAAGAACGGATTCTATATTACGGATTCATTAAGTTCCGAAGGATTTATTCACAGTTCCAAAAAGAATCAAGTCGAAGATACGGCGAATCGGATTTTTCCGGGAAGAAAGGATTTGGTTCTTTTGTTCGTGAATACGGATCGATTGAAATCTCCGTTGAAGTTCGAGGCTTCGGGTTCCTCCAAGTTTTCCAAAGAGGATGGGAAGAATATTTTTCCTCATATTTACGGACCCTTGAACGTGGACGCGATCGAAAAGGTTTTGGAAATTTCTCCGAACGAAAACGGGAAATTTCGATTTTCATTTTTGGATTGA